A genomic stretch from Hemicordylus capensis ecotype Gifberg chromosome 5, rHemCap1.1.pri, whole genome shotgun sequence includes:
- the LOC128326360 gene encoding zinc finger BED domain-containing protein 4-like yields MLRAALAGTSVHFTTYLWNSMSGMHAAFLALTVHWWGLEREGTSGAASGSSVSHTTFWHRWAILHVETLDVKHTKEEVAAVLGCQIEEWISGLPHLSQGFIVTDNGSNVTVTVESVMEYVNICCMAHMLHLTVRDAFGLKEVKASREHGCPIVGAVAATAAFVEKSRKIAAHFHQSEKSRCLLHERQCVHGLPQHLIPTDVDTWWNSTFLLFQCLLEQEVALDDLAKSMHCTHKEKSRRHRLRSQTTERWRTGTRRSAYLMDK; encoded by the exons ATGCTGcgtgcagcactggctggcaccagcgtgcatttcaccacttATCTGTGGAACAGTatgagtgggatgcatgctgctttcctggccctgactgtccactggtggggtctggagagagaggggacctccggtgctgcctctggctccagtgtgtcccacaccacattttggcacaggtgggctatcttgcatgtggagaccttggatgtcaagcacaccaaggaggaggtggcagccgtactcgGCTGCCAAATAGAGGAGTGGATCAGCGGGTTGCCACACCTCTCGCagggcttcattgtcacagacaatgggtcCAATGTTACTGTGACGGTAGAGTCAGTGATGGAGTATGTAaacatctgctgcatggcacacatgctccacctgactgtcagggatgcctttggcctcaaggaggtcaaggcatccagggaacatgGCTGCCCCAttgtaggtgctgttgctgccacggctgcatttgtggagaagtcccgcaagattgcagcccacttccaccagagtgagaagtccaggtgcctgcttCACGAGCGGCAGTGTGTCCAcgggcttccacaacatctcatccccacggatgtagatacctggtggaactccaccttcctcttgttccagtgcctactggagcaggaggtggccctcgatGACCTG gcaaaaagcatgcattgcacacacaaagagaagagcagaagacaCAG GCTAAGATCTCAGACTACAGAAAGATGGAGAACTGGTACAAGGAGAAGTGCTTACCTGATGGATAAGTGA